The genomic stretch TATCACACAGATTTTATTCAAGTAGAAAATATACCTGTATATTATTCAAGTAGAAAGTATACCTGTATGtatacaaaataatataaacacAGAATATGCATCATATTTAACAGAATAAACACCTGGACTAACCACAGCATAAAACAAATTCAGCATTATGAAAAGTTATTATCTGTGAAGCCTCATAAAAGcaacaaactgtcaaaatttccccttaaaaatatttaaaacttgacgatttaaacacaaaatataaattACAATTCTTGTAATATTTACAAGCGGCAGCACCTGAAAGCAATTTAAATTCagctcatttttcttcaaaaacatgaaaatcctAAAATTAAAAGTATCATCCACATGTGCAGAAACatgattgatgttttttttatttgatgtggGGGGTTTTTTGATAGAGGGGGGAAAGGGGGCAAATAGAGAGGGTATAGGGATCGACCAATATGGgttttttagggatttttttcagatttaaatcataACTGGACTATAGTGTAACTAATAGTAAATGACCCTTGTTAGGAAggattattgttatttaaattataaatactATATATAATAAGATGGGGGAGGCAGAAGGAGCTACACTGAGCTATCATTAGCCTCCTCCACGTTCCTATTGCTCCTCCTGAACCAGCTCCAAAagctctttttcttcttcttcctcttcactgCTGGTTCTTCTACCTCCTCCATCAACTCTTCATTCgtaatttcattatttctgaaGCGCTCAAAGACACTCCCTTTCTTTGTCCTTTTGAGACAATACGACACCAGCGCCTTATTGTTAGCTTGCACCAGTTTGACCATCTGCTGCAGGTCGTTGTTGACGGCATccgtctgtttttgttgctcctgCAGCTCATTATTGTTAGCTTGCAGCAGTTGGACTtcctcctgcaggtttttgttgaGGGCGTCCCTCCTTTTTTGtagctcctgcagctccttaTTTTTAGCTTGCAGCAGTCGGACTTCCTCCTGCAGGTCGTTGTTGATGGCGTccgtcttttttttgttgctcctgcagctccttATTGTTAGCTTGAAGCAGTCGGACTTcctcctgcaggttgttgttgacggcatctgtctttttttgttgctcctgcagctccttATTGTTAGCTTGCAGCAGTCGGACTTCTTCCTGCAGGTCGTTGTTGACGGCGTccgtctttttttgttgctcctgcagctccttATTGTTAGCTTGCAGCAGTCGGACTTCCTCCTGCAGGTCGTTGTTGACGGCGTccgtctttttttgttgctcctgcagctccttATTGTTAGCTTGCAGCAATCGGATTTCCTCCTGCAGGTTGCTTTCAGTCTCTTTCAGTCGCTTCAGAATCTTTTgcgtttctttttctttgtcagcGACGACCTTCCTGAGCTGCTCCACCGTTTGACGCTCGGCCGTCCAGCTTCGTTCTTTCTGCTGGATCTCATTGTTggcctgcagcagctgattCTTGACACGGAAGAGCGTCTCTGAGAGACTCTTGTTGATGCCTCCAAGAACTTCCTGCTGCCTGACGTACATCTGTTGTGCCAGGAAGTAGAGGCTGTAGACCGTTTGCTGATGCATCCGGGATCCTACGCTCCTGATCTGGAGGAGGTTCTCCTCATACCAGTTTCTCAGCTGCGTCTTGTCTGCCTGGAGCGTTTGTGATCTTGTCCTCCATCTTTCTGATGCGTTCTTGCAGAGGGTTGATGTTCTCCTTCTGCATCTGTCGCatcttctcctccagctctctgTTCTTTGCTGCCATTTCGCTGTTGTCTGACAGCAGTCTGGCATTTAACCCTTGCAGGACTTGGACCTGCTCCTTCAGAGCCTCCTGATCTTCTCCGGCTCCCTCTTTCTGGAGGTTTGTGTAAATCTGCAGCATCGCAAAGAGGCCTTCGACTTTCTTGAGCTGCTCGTGAACGTTGTCCCAATCCATGGCCGGTGAAGAGGCCATTATTGTGCAAAGTGAT from Amphiprion ocellaris isolate individual 3 ecotype Okinawa chromosome 14, ASM2253959v1, whole genome shotgun sequence encodes the following:
- the LOC129350519 gene encoding golgin subfamily A member 6-like protein 22 — its product is MPDCCQTTAKWQQRTESWRRRCDRCRRRTSTLCKNASERWRTRSQTLQADKTQLRNWYEENLLQIRSVGSRMHQQTVYSLYFLAQQMYVRQQEVLGGINKSLSETLFRVKNQLLQANNEIQQKERSWTAERQTVEQLRKVVADKEKETQKILKRLKETESNLQEEIRLLQANNKELQEQQKKTDAVNNDLQEEVRLLQANNKELQEQQKKTDAVNNDLQEEVRLLQANNKELQEQQKKTDAVNNNLQEEVRLLQANNKELQEQQKKDGRHQQRPAGGSPTAAS